A single Vigna radiata var. radiata cultivar VC1973A chromosome 8, Vradiata_ver6, whole genome shotgun sequence DNA region contains:
- the LOC106772273 gene encoding ABC transporter B family member 1, translating to MSQNSDEIKTVEQWRWSEMQGLELMSSSAPVSDSHESNPTLDEKREERVMEEASVAKKDASASNGTCSGGGGGDKMGESISSVRFGELFRFADGLDYILMAIGTVGAFVHGCSLPLFLRFFADLVNSFGANANNLDKMTQEVVKYAFYFLVVGAAIWASSWAEISCWMWTGERQSTRMRIRYLEAALDQDIQFFDTEVRTSDVVFAITSDAVMVQDAISEKLGNFIHYMATFVSGFVVGFTAVWQLALVTLAVVPIIAVIGGIHTTTLAKLSSKSQDALSQAGNIVEQTVVQIRVVLAFVGETRALQAYSSALRTAQKIGYRTGFAKGMGLGATYFVVFCCYALLLWYGGYLVRHHYTNGGLAIATMFSVMIGGLALGQSAPSMAAFTKARVAAAKIFRVIDHKPGIDRKSESGLELESVTGLVELRNVDFSYPSRPEVMILNHFSLSVPAGKTIALVGSSGSGKSTVVSLIERFYDPSSGQVMLDGHDVKTLKLRWLRQQIGLVSQEPALFATTIRENILLGRPDADQGEIEEAARVANAHSFIIKLPEGYETQVGERGLQLSGGQKQRIAIARAMLKNPAILLLDEATSALDSESEKLVQEALDRFMIGRTTLVIAHRLSTIRKADLVAVLQQGSVTEIGTHDELFAKGENGVYAKLIRMQEMAHETSMTNARKSSARPSSARNSVSSPIIARNSSYGRSPYSRRLSDFSTSDFSLSLDASHPNHRPEKLAFKDQASSFWRLAKMNSPEWLYALIGSVGSVVCGSLSAFFAYVLSAVLSVYYNPNHRHMIQEIEKYCYLLIGLSSAALLFNALQHSFWDIVGENLTKRVREKMLTAVLKNEMAWFDKEENESARVAARLSLDANNVRSAIGDRISVIVQNTALMLVACTAGFVLQWRLALVLVAVFPVVVAATVLQKMFMTGFSGDLEAAHAKATQLAGEAIANVRTVAAFNSERKIVGLFASNLETPLRRCFWKGQISGSGYGIAQFALYASYALGLWYASWLVKHGISDFSKTIRVFMVLMVSANGAAETLTLAPDFIKGGRAMRSVFELLDRRTEIEPDDPDATPVPDHLRGEVELKHVDFSYPTRPDMSVFRDLSLRARAGKTLALVGPSGCGKSSVIALIQRFYDPTSGRVMIDGKDIRKYNLKSLRRHIAVVPQEPCLFATTIYENIAYGHDSATEAEIIEAATLANAHKFISSLPDGFKTFVGERGVQLSGGQKQRIAIARAFVRKSELMLLDEATSALDAESERSVQEALDRACAGKTTIIVAHRLSTIRNANLIAVMDDGKVAEQGSHSQLLKNYPDGIYARMIQLQRLTNNQVIGVAAGSSSSARTKDDIREG from the exons ATGTCACAGAATTCTGATGAGATAAAGACGGTTGAACAGTGGAGATGGTCTGAAATGCAAGGCCTTGAGCTTATGTCCTCTTCTGCTCCTGTTTCTGATTCACATGAATCCAACCCAACATTGgatgagaaaagagaagaaagggtAATGGAGGAGGCTTCAGTAGCCAAGAAAGATGCTTCTGCTTCTAATGGTACttgtagtggtggtggtggtggggaTAAGATGGGTGAGAGCATTTCTTCTGTTCGGTTTGGTGAGCTTTTCAGATTTGCGGATGGGTTGGATTACATTTTAATGGCAATTGGAACGGTTGGAGCATTTGTACATGGTTGCTCCTTGCCACTCTTTCTTCGTTTCTTCGCTGATCTCGTGAATTCATTTGGTGCCAATGCGAATAACTTGGACAAGATGACTCAGGAAGTGGTGAAG TATGCGTTTTACTTCCTGGTGGTGGGGGCTGCCATATGGGCATCCTCCTGGGCAG AGATTTCGTGCTGGATGTGGACAGGTGAGAGGCAATCAACGAGAATGAGGATCAGGTATCTGGAGGCAGCGTTGGATCAGGACATTCAATTCTTTGACACCGAGGTTCGAACATCCGATGTTGTGTTTGCCATTACCAGTGATGCTGTTATGGTACAAGATGCCATTAGCGAGAAG TTGGGTAATTTCATTCACTACATGGCTACATTTGTTTCTGGCTTTGTTGTGGGTTTCACTGCGGTCTGGCAACTGGCACTGGTTACCCTCGCTGTGGTCCCCATAATTGCAGTAATCGGAGGTATTCACACTACCACCTTGGCCAAGTTATCTAGTAAAAGCCAGGACGCTCTTTCTCAAGCTGGTAACATTGTGGAACAG ACAGTTGTTCAAATTCGAGTGGTTTTGGCTTTTGTTGGGGAGACTAGAGCACTGCAGGCCTATTCCTCTGCGTTGAGAACTGCACAGAAGATTGGCTACAGGACTGGATTTGCAAAGGGAATGGGATTGGGGGCCACATACTTTGTTGTTTTCTGTTGCTATGCTCTTTTGCTTTGGTATGGTGGCTATTTGGTTAGACACCACTACACCAACGGAGGACTTGCCATTGCCACCATGTTTTCTGTTATGATTGGTGGACT GGCTTTAGGACAGTCTGCACCTAGCATGGCTGCATTTACCAAGGCCAGAGTTGCTGCTGCTAAGATTTTTCGTGTGATAGATCACAAGCCGGGTATAGACAGAAAAAGTGAATCGGGTTTGGAGTTAGAGAGTGTTACAGGACTAGTAGAGTTGAGAAATGTGGATTTTTCATACCCGTCGAGGCCAGAGGTCATGATCCTCAACCATTTCTCATTGAGTGTACCTGCTGGCAAGACCATTGCTCTTGTAGGGAGCAGTGGATCAGGAAAAAGCACAGTTGTGTCCCTCATTGAGAGATTCTATGATCCTTCTTCAG GACAAGTAATGCTAGATGGGCATGATGTTAAGACATTGAAGCTTAGATGGTTGAGACAGCAAATAGGACTGGTGAGCCAAGAGCCTGCTTTGTTTGCTACCacaattagagaaaatatactCTTGGGTAGGCCTGATGCAGATCAGGGTGAGATTGAAGAAGCTGCTAGAGTGGCCAATGCTCACTCCTTTATCATCAAACTTCCCGAAGGCTATGAAACTCAG GTAGGGGAGAGAGGCCTGCAACTTTCAGGAGGACAAAAGCAGAGAATAGCAATTGCAAGGGCAATGCTGAAAAACCCTGCAATTCTTCTCCTAGATGAGGCCACAAGTGCATTGGACTCAGAGTCAGAAAAGCTGGTTCAGGAGGCCCTTGATCGGTTCATGATTGGCAGAACAACTCTTGTAATTGCTCATCGCCTCTCCACAATTCGCAAAGCTGACCTTGTGGCTGTGCTTCAGCAAGGAAGTGTCACTGAAATTGGAACTCATGATGAGCTCTTTGCTAAAGGTGAAAATGGAGTCTATGCCAAGCTTATCCGGATGCAGGAGATGGCACATGAAACTTCTATGACTAATGCCAGAAAGAGTAGTGCTAG GCCTTCAAGCGCCAGAAACTCTGTAAGCTCACCCATTATAGCACGAAATTCTTCTTATGGGCGATCACCATACTCACGCAGACTATCTGACTTCTCAACATCTGATTTTAGTCTGTCCCTTGATGCATCACATCCAAATCACAGGCCTGAAAAGCTTGCCTTCAAAGATCAAGCTAGTTCCTTCTGGCGACTTGCAAAAATGAACTCTCCTGAATGGCTATATGCCTTAATTGGTTCTGTAGGATCTGTCGTTTGTGGATCCCTCAGTGCATTTTTTGCTTATGTTCTTAGTGCTGTCCTCAGCGTTTATTACAATCCAAACCACAGACACATGATCCAAGAAATTGAAAAGTACTGTTACTTGTTGATTGGGCTATCATCGGCTGCTCTCCTCTTCAACGCATTGCAGCACTCCTTCTGGGATATTGTTGGTGAAAATCTTACAAAACGAGTGAGGGAGAAAATGCTTACTGCAGTGCTTAAAAATGAAATGGCATGGTTTGATAAGGAGGAAAATGAAAGTGCTCGAGTTGCAGCAAGGCTTTCTCTTGATGCCAACAATGTTAGATCAGCCATTGGAGATCGAATTTCAGTAATTGTGCAGAACACTGCACTCATGCTAGTTGCCTGTACTGCAGGGTTTGTATTGCAATGGCGCCTTGCCCTTGTTCTTGTGGCCGTATTCCCTGTTGTTGTTGCAGCCACTGTTTTGCAG AAAATGTTCATGACTGGTTTCTCTGGCGACCTGGAAGCTGCTCACGCCAAGGCCACTCAACTAGCAGGAGAGGCTATAGCCAATGTAAGGACAGTTGCTGCTTTTAATTCAGAAAGGAAAATTGTTGGCCTTTTCGCATCAAACCTTGAAACTCCACTGCGGCGCTGCTTTTGGAAGGGACAGATTTCTGGAAGTGGATATGGAATAGCTCAGTTTGCACTCTATGCTTCCTATGCACTTGGTCTTTGGTATGCTTCTTGGCTTGTGAAGCACGGTATATCtgatttttctaaaacaatCCGAGTTTTTATGGTTCTCATGGTCTCAGCTAATGGTGCTGCTGAAACTTTAACACTGGCTCCTGACTTCATAAAGGGTGGTCGTGCCATGAGATCGGTCTTTGAACTTCTTGACCGAAGAACTGAGATTGAGCCTGATGACCCAGATGCTACCCCTGTTCCTGATCACCTTCGTGGTGAAGTAGAACTCAAGCATGTTGACTTCTCTTACCCTACTAGACCAGATATGTCAGTTTTTCGTGACCTCAGCCTTCGTGCCAGGGCAGGTAAAACTCTTGCCCTTGTAGGGCCTAGTGGCTGTGGCAAGAGTTCAGTCATTGCACTTATACAAAGGTTTTATGATCCAACATCCGGGAGGGTCATGATTGATGGAAAGGACATAAGGAAATACAATCTCAAGTCTCTTAGAAGGCACATTGCTGTGGTGCCTCAGGAGCCATGCCTATTTGCTACTACTATTTATGAGAACATTGCTTATGGACATGACTCAGCCACTGAAGCTGAGATCATAGAGGCTGCAACTCTTGCCAATGCTCACAAGTTCATATCTTCTCTGCCTGATGGATTCAAGACATTTGTTGGTGAGAGGGGAGTTCAACTATCAGGGGGCCAAAAGCAAAGAATAGCAATTGCTAGAGCTTTTGTGAGGAAGTCAGAACTTATGCTTCTTGATGAGGCAACAAGTGCACTTGATGCTGAATCTGAGAGGTCTGTTCAGGAGGCCTTGGACCGTGCCTGTGCTGGAAAAACTACCATCATTGTTGCACACAGGTTATCAACTATTAGGAATGCCAATCTGATTGCAGTGATGGATGATGGGAAGGTAGCAGAGCAAGGCTCCCATTCACAGTTGCTAAAGAATTACCCTGATGGGATCTATGCACGCATGATTCAGTTACAAAGGTTAACAAATAACCAAGTCATTGGAGTGGCCGCAGGATCAAGTTCTTCAGCAAGAACAAAAGATGATATAAGAGAAGGCTAA